From one Rattus norvegicus strain BN/NHsdMcwi chromosome 7, GRCr8, whole genome shotgun sequence genomic stretch:
- the Lyc2 gene encoding putative lysozyme C-2 precursor: MKALLVLGFLLLSASVQAKVFKHCELARILRSSALAGYRGVSLENWMCMAQHESNFDTEAINYNSTDQSTDYGIFQINSRYWCNDGKTPRAVNACGIPCSALLQDDITQAIQCAKRVVRDPQGIRAWVAWQRHCQNRDLSGYIRNCGV, translated from the exons ATGAAGGCTCTCCTAGTTCTGGGGTTcctcctgctctctgcctctgtccagGCCAAGGTCTTTAAACACTGTGAGTTGGCCAGAATTCTGAGAAGTTCTGCACTAGCAGGCTATCGTGGAGTCAGCCTGGAAAACT ggaTGTGTATGGCTCAGCATGAGAGTAATTTTGATACAGAAGCTATAAACTACAACTCTACTGACCAAAGCACCGACTATGGGATATTTCAGATCAATAGCCGATACTGGTGTAATGATGGCAAAACCCCAAGAGCAGTGAACGCCTGTGGGATACCCTGCAGCG CTCTGCTGCAGGATGACATCACTCAAGCCATACAATGTGCGAAGAGAGTTGTGAGGGATCCCCAAGGCATTCGAGCATG GGTGGCATGGCAAAGACACTGTCAAAACCGAGATCTATCCGGGTATATTCGGAACTGCGGAGTCTGA
- the RGD1306474 gene encoding uncharacterized protein LOC362881 isoform X1 has protein sequence MKALPTLLTLGLLLLSITVQGKVLNRCLLARTLQRFGLGGFKGISLANWICLAKSVSGYDTKAIKYNHEDRSTNYGIFQISSRYWCNDSKTPGSKNFCRVSCKALLKNNIKASVTCAKRIVKDPRGITTWYVFIVKEENCAGAGIVRSFNPALWPRQMQAKDHCRRSL, from the exons ATGAAGGCTCTCCCAACTCTCCTCACTCTGGGGCTCCTCCTGCTTTCCATCACAGTCCAGGGCAAGGTCCTCAACCGATGTTTGCTAGCCAGAACTCTACAAAGATTTGGACTAGGTGGCTTCAAAGGAATCAGCCTGGCGAATT GGATCTGTTTGGCTAAGTCGGTGAGTGGTTATGACACAAAAGCTATAAAATACAACCATGAAGACCGAAGCACCAACTATGGGATATTTCAGATTAGTAGCCGATACTGGTGTAATGACAGCAAAACCCCAGGATCAAAGAACTTTTGTCGGGTGTCCTGCAAAG CTTTGCTGAAGAATAACATCAAGGCTAGTGTAACTTGTGCGAAGAGGATCGTGAAGGATCCACGAGGAATTACTACATGGTATGTTTTCATTGTTAAAGAGGAAAACTGCGCGGGGGCAGGCATTGTACGttcctttaatccagcactctggCCTAGGCAGATGCAGGCCAAAGATCACTGCcgaaggtctctgtga
- the RGD1306474 gene encoding uncharacterized protein LOC362881 precursor, which translates to MKALPTLLTLGLLLLSITVQGKVLNRCLLARTLQRFGLGGFKGISLANWICLAKSVSGYDTKAIKYNHEDRSTNYGIFQISSRYWCNDSKTPGSKNFCRVSCKALLKNNIKASVTCAKRIVKDPRGITTWEAWRKNCEHKNLFQYVQGCSL; encoded by the exons ATGAAGGCTCTCCCAACTCTCCTCACTCTGGGGCTCCTCCTGCTTTCCATCACAGTCCAGGGCAAGGTCCTCAACCGATGTTTGCTAGCCAGAACTCTACAAAGATTTGGACTAGGTGGCTTCAAAGGAATCAGCCTGGCGAATT GGATCTGTTTGGCTAAGTCGGTGAGTGGTTATGACACAAAAGCTATAAAATACAACCATGAAGACCGAAGCACCAACTATGGGATATTTCAGATTAGTAGCCGATACTGGTGTAATGACAGCAAAACCCCAGGATCAAAGAACTTTTGTCGGGTGTCCTGCAAAG CTTTGCTGAAGAATAACATCAAGGCTAGTGTAACTTGTGCGAAGAGGATCGTGAAGGATCCACGAGGAATTACTACATG GGAGGCATGGAGGAAAAACTGTGAGCACAAAAACCTCTTTCAGTACGTTCAGGGCTGCAGTCTATAA